In Pyrus communis chromosome 1, drPyrComm1.1, whole genome shotgun sequence, the following are encoded in one genomic region:
- the LOC137730289 gene encoding uncharacterized protein isoform X3 has product MKTIIWSITHAHLPRSQVSPSTHGTHPQVLVSPSSNLPAPQAFKGMREDEVRKASGVLKSGVHCLALFKEKDEEREMLQLFSQILAIMEPRDLMDMFSLCMPELFECMICNTQLVHIFSTLLQAPKVYRPFADVLVNYLVNSKLDVLKHPDTPSAKLVLHLFQFIFGAVPKAPSDFERILQPHVPVIMEVCMKNATEVEKPLGYMKLLHATFRALAACKFDLLLRDLIPMLQPCLNMLLMMLEGPTGEDMRDLLLELCLTLPARLSSLLPHLPRLMKPLVLCLKGSDDLVSLGLRTLEFWVDSLNPDFLEPSMANVMSEVILTLWSHLRPAPYPWGAKALQLLGKLGGRNRRFLKEPLALECKENPEHGLRTILTFEPSTPFLVPLDRCINLAVEAVMHKNSGIDTFYRKQALKFIRVCLSSQLNLPEKIKDDGGTPSQLSTLLVSAVDSSWQRPETSDMKADLGVKTKTQLIAEKSVFKTLLMTVIAASVEADLQDPKDDFVVNVCRHFAMMFHIDSSSTNTSVANAAVGGPMLSSNAQVGSSSRSKINTSSNLKELDPLIFLDALVDVLADENRLHAKAALSALNVFCETLLFLARSKHADLLMSRGPGTPMMVSSPSLNPVYSPPPSVRIPVFEQLLPRLLHCCYGTTWQAQMGGVMGLGALVGKVTVETLCLFQVRIVRGLVYVLKRLPIYASKEQEETSQVLTQVLRVVNNVDEANSESRRQSFQGVVDFLAAELFNPNASIIVRKNVQSCLALLASRTGSEVSELLEPLYQNLLQQILARPLRSKTVDQQVGTVTALNFCLGLRPPLLKLTQDLVNFLQEALQIAEADETVWVVKFMNPKVATSLNKLRTACIELLCTTMAWADFKTPNHSELRAKIISMFFKSLTCRTPEIVAVAKEGLRQVINQQRMPKELLQSSLRPILVNLAHTKNLSMPLLQGLARLLELLSNWFNVTLGGKLLEHLKKWLEPEKLAQSQKSWKAGEEPKIAAAIIELFHLLPTAASKFLDELVTLTIELEGALLPGQVYSEINSPYRLPLTKFLNRYATLAVDYFLARLSEPKYFRRFMYIVRSDAGQPLRDELAKSAQKILASAFPEFLPTASGTSTPPPALLGDDGLVKPLSDSSNPPSAHPGVTPDAYFRGLALIKNLVKLIPGWLQSNRIVFDTLVLVWKSPVRLSRLQNEQELNLVQVKESKWLVKCFLNYLRHDKTEVNVLFEILSIFLFHTRIDFTFLKEFYIIEVAEGYPPNFKKALLLHFLNLFQSKQLGHDHLVVIMQMLILPMLAHSFQNDQSWEVVDQTIIKTIVDRLLDPPEEVSAEYDEPLRIELLQLATLLLKYLQNDLVHHRKELIKFGWNHLKREDSASKQWAFVNVCHFLEAYQAPEKIILQVFVALLRTCQPENKMLVKQALDILMPALPRRLPLGDSRMPIWIRYTKKILVEEGHSIPNLIHIFQLIVRHSDLFYSCRAQFVPQMVNSLSRLGLPYNTSAENRRLAIELAGLVVGWERQRQNEMKVVADGDVTNQNSEGFNPGPASADPKRSVDGSTFPEDSTKRVKVEPGLQSLCVMSPGGPSTIPNIETPGSASQPDEEFKPNAAMEEMIINFLIRVALVIEPKDKEASIMYKQALDLLSQALEVWPTANVKFNYLEKFLSSIQPQSKDPSTALAQGLDVMNKVLEKQPHLFIRNNINQISQILEPCFKYKLLDAGKSLCSLLKMVFVAFPLEAAATPQDVNLIYHKVDELIKKHINTVTAPQTSSEESTANSISFVLLVIRTLTEVQKNFVDPHIFVRILQRLARDMGSSSSSHLRQGQTKDLDSAVSSSRQGVDVGAVISNLNSVLKLISERVMLVPDCKRSVTQILNALLSEKGTDASVLLCILEVIKGWIEDDFGKPGSSVTSNAFLPPKEIVSFLQKLSQVDKQNFSIALEEWDRKYLQLLYGLCADSNKYPFSLRQEVFQKVERQFMLGLRARDPELRMKFFSLYHESLGKTLFARLQYVIHLQDWEALGDVFWLKQGLDLLLAILVEDKPITLPPNSARVPPLLVLDSPDPSAMHQQVTDIPEGSEDAPLTFDTLVRKHAHFLNEMSKLKVADLIIPLRELAHADANVAYHLWVLVFPIAWVTLDKEEQVALAKPMIALLSKDYHKKQQGSRPNVVQALLEGLQLSHPQPRMPSELIKYIGKTYNAWHIALALLESHVMLFTNDTKCSESLAELYRLLNEEDMRCGLWKKRSITAETRAGLSLVQHGYWQRAQSLFYQAMLKSTQGTYNNTVPKAEMCLWEEQWLYCAGQLSEWEPLVEYGKSIENHEVLLDTLWKLPDWVYLKDQVLTKAQVEDTPKLRLIQSFILLHERNANGVGDAENSVGKGVDLALDQWWQLPEMSIHARIPLLQQFQQLVEVQESSRILVDIANGNKLSGNPVVGVHGNLYADLKDILETWRLRTPNEWDNMSVWYDLLQWRNEMYNAVIEAFKDFTTTNPQLHHLGYRDKAWNVNKLAHIGRKQGLYDVCVSILEKMYGHSTMEVQEAFVKITEQAKAYLEMKGELTSGLNLINSTNLEYFPVKHKAEIFRLKGDFLLKLNDYEGANLSYSNAVSLFRNVPKGWISWGNYCDMAYRERNDETWLEYAVCCFLQGIKFGISNSRNHLARVLYLLSFDTPNEHVGRSFDKYIDQIPHWVWLSWIPQLLLSLQRTEAPHCKLVLLKIATVYPQALYYWLRTYLLERRDVANKAELGSRMAMAQRIQQSASGASAGSIGLADGNARVQGHSGIGLSSDNQVHQTAQSGGIGSHDGGNSHGQESERSTVVESGMHQGNEQQSSSTVNDGGQSALRRNGALGSVPSAASAFDAAKDIMEALRSKHTNLASELETLLTEIGSRFVTLPEERLLAVVNALLHRCYKYPTATTAEVPQSLKKELSGVCRACFSQDAVNKHVDFVREYKQDFERDLDPGSTTTFPATLSELTERLKHWKNVLQSNVEDRFPAVLKLEEESRVLRDFHVVDVEVPGQYFSDQEIAPDHAVKLDRVGADIPIVRRHGSSFRRLTLIGSDGSQRHFIVQTSLTPNARSDERILQLFRVMNQMFDKHKESRRRHISIHTPIIIPVWSQVRMVEDDLMYSTFLEVYENHCSRNDKEADLPITYFKEQLNPAVSGQVINGAVVDLRLQAYNDITKNLVSDGIFSQYMYKTLLNGNHMWTFKKQFAIQLALSSFMSLMLQIGGRSPNKILFAKNTGKIFQTDFHPAYDVNGMVELNEPVPFRLTRNMQAFFSHFGVEGLIVSAMCAAAQAVVSPKQSQHLWHQLAMFFRDELLSWSWRRPSLGMPMAPFAGGGNMNPIDFKQKVIANVEHVIGRINGIAPQYFSEEEDNGMEPPQSVQRGVTELVEAALTPRNLCMMDPTWHPWF; this is encoded by the exons ATGAAGACTATCATATGGAGTATCACTCATGCACACTTGCCACGTTCACAG GTTTCTCCTTCTACGCATGGAACACACCCACAGGTGCTTGTTTCACCATCATCTAATTTACCAGCGCCTCAGGCATTTAAAGGGATGCGAGAAGATGAG GTTCGGAAAGCTTCTGGCGTTTTAAAGAGTGGGGTGCATTGCTTGGCTCTATTCAAGGAGAAGGATGAAGAGAGGGAAATGCTGCAGCTCTTTTCCCAGATTCTGGCTATTATGGAACCTCGAGATTTAATGGACATGTTCTCGTTGTGTATGCCTGAGCTTTTCGAGTGCATGATTTGCAACACACAGTTGGTTCACATATTCTCTACACTTCTCCAAGCCCCTAAAGTATACCGGCCCTTTGCAGATGTTTTGGTTAATTACCTTGTAAACAGTAAACTTGATGTTCTGAAGCATCCAGATACACCTTCAGCAAAACTAGTATTGCATCTCTTTCAGTTTATATTTGGTGCAGTTCCAAAAGCGCCTTCAGATTTTGAACGTATTTTGCAACCTCACGTTCCTGTTATAATGGAAGTGTGCATGAAAAATGCTACTGAAGTTGAAAAGCCTCTTGGTTATATGAAACTTCTTCATGCAACGTTTCGAGCACTTGCAGCATGCAAATTTGATCTTCTTCTGAGGGATTTGATTCCTATGTTACAACCCTGTCTTAATATGCTGTTGATGATGCTGGAGGGTCCAACAGGGGAAGATATGAGGGACCTTTTGCTGGAGTTGTGCTTAACCTTGCCTGCGCGCTTAAGTTCTTTGCTACCCCACCTTCCCCGTCTTATGAAGCCtcttgttttgtgtcttaaagGAAGTGATGATCTCGTGAGTTTAGGTTTAAGAACACTTGAGTTTTGGGTAGACAGTTTGAATCCTGATTTCTTGGAACCCAGCATGGCCAATGTAATGTCTGAGGTGATTTTGACCCTATGGTCACACTTGAGGCCTGCTCCCTATCCTTGGGGTGCAAAAGCATTGCAACTCCTTGGCAAGTTAGGAGGTCGTAACAGGCGTTTTCTCAAAGAACCCCTTGCACTTGAATGCAAGGAGAACCCAGAGCATGGACTTCGCACGATTCTTACATTTGAGCCTTCAACCCCATTTTTGGTGCCACTGGATCGATGCATTAATCTTGCCGTGGAAGCTGTTATGCACAAAAATAGTGGAATTGATACTTTCTACCGAAAACAGGCATTGAAGTTTATTCGTGTTTGCTTATCGTCCCAGCTTAATTTGCCTGAAAAGATTAAGGACGATGGAGGCACGCCTAGTCAGTTGTCAACTTTGTTGGTCTCTGCTGTTGATTCTTCTTGGCAGCGGCCTGAAACATCAGACATGAAG GCTGACTTAGGTGTAAAGACAAAGACCCAACTTATCGCTGAAAAGTCTGTTTTCAAGACTCTCTTAATGACTGTCATTGCTGCCAGTGTGGAGGCAGATCTCCAGGACCCCAAGGATGACTTTGTTGTGAATGTATGCCGCCATTTTGCGATGATGTTCCATATTGATTCATCCTCAACTAATACCTCAGTTGCCAATGCTGCAGTTGGGGGTCCGATGCTTTCATCTAATGCCCAAGTGGGTTCCAGTTCCAGGTCAAAGATTAATACTTCTTCGAACCTCAAGGAGTTAGACCCTCTGATATTTTTAGATGCTCTAGTTGATGTGCTAGCAGATGAAAACCGGCTCCATGCCAAGGCTGCACTTAGtgctttaaatgttttttgtgaaaCACTTCTCTTTCTTGCTCGCTCAAAGCATGCTGATCTGCTGATGTCAAGGGGCCCTGGTACTCCAATGATGGTCTCGAGTCCATCATTAAATCCTGTATACTCTCCCCCCCCAAGTGTTCGCATCCCTGTTTTCGAGCAACTTTTGCCCCGTCTTTTGCATTGTTGCTATGGTACAACCTGGCAAGCGCAGATGGGAGGTGTTATGGGACTTGGCGCTTTGGTTGGTAAGGTCACTGTTGAGACCCTGTGCCTTTTCCAAGTAAGAATCGTTCGCGGTTTGGTGTATGTTCTTAAAAGGCTTCCTATATATGCTAGCAAAGAGCAGGAAGAGACAAGTCAGGTGCTTACACAGGTTCTTCGTGTGGTTAATAATGTTGATGAAGCAAACAGTGAATCACGCCGGCAAAGCTTTCAAGGAGTGGTTGATTTCCTTGCTGCAGAATTGTTTAATCCCAATGCATCTATTATTGTCAGAAAGAATGTGCAGTCCTGTTTGGCACTTTTAGCAAGTAGAACTGGTAGTGAGGTATCTGAGCTACTTGAGCCATTATATCAAAATTTGCTTCAGCAAATTTTAGCAAGACCACTCCGGTCAAAAACTGTTGATCAACAG GTGGGGACAGTTACAGCTTTAAACTTCTGTTTGGGCTTGAGGCCACCTCTTCTCAAGCTGACACAAGATTTGGTTAATTTTCTCCAAGAAGCATTGCAAATAGCTGAGGCTGATGAAACTGTGTGGGTTGTGAAGTTTATGAACCCCAAAGTGGCCACATCATTAAATAAGCTTCGAACAGCCTGCATTGAGCTACTTTGTACTACCATGGCGTGGGCAGATTTTAAAACTCCAAATCATTCAGAATTGCGCGCAAAGATCATTTCCATGTTTTTTAAATCTTTGACATGTCGAACGCCTGAAATTGTTGCTGTGGCCAAGGAAGGCCTGCGACAG GTTATTAATCAGCAGAGGATGCCAAAAGAACTTCTGCAGAGCAGCCTTAGGCCTATTTTAGTGAACTTGGCACACACGAAGAATCTGAGCATGCCTCTTCTGCAAGGTCTGGCCCGTCTTCTTGAACTCTTGTCCAATTGGTTTAATGTTACCTTAGGTGGCAAGCTACTGGAACACCTAAAGAAATGGTTAGAGCCTGAAAAACTTGCACAAAGTCAGAAATCATGGAAGGCTGGTGAAGAGCCAAAAATTGCAGCTG CTATTATCGagctttttcaccttcttcctACGGCTGCATCAAAGTTCCTTGATGAACTTGTAACCTTGACTATTGAATTGGAAGGAGCTCTTCTTCCGGGACAAGTATATAGTGAGATCAACAGTCCATATCGCCTTCCACTCACAAAATTTTTGAATCGCTATGCGACATTAGCGGTTGATTATTTTCTTGCTCGATTAAGTGAACCGAAGTACTTCAGGAG GTTTATGTATATAGTCCGATCGGATGCCGGCCAGCCTTTGAGAGATGAACTTGCTAAATCAGCACAGAAAATACTTGCAAGTGCTTTTCCTGAATTTTTGCCAACTGCTTCGGGAACGTCAACTCCACCTCCTGCTTTGTTGGGTGATGACGGTCTTGTTAAGCCTCTATCTGATAGTTCTAATCCCCCATCTGCACATCCTGGTGTAACGCCAGATGCTTATTTTCGGGGACTTGCActcataaaaaatttagtcaaaTTGATACCTGGCTGGCTACAAAGTAACCGCATTGTGTTTGATACCTTGGTACTTGTTTGGAAGTCACCTGTAAGGCTATCCCGTTTGCAGAATGAACAGGAGCTGAACTTAGTGCAG GTTAAAGAAAGCAAATGGCTTGTCAAATGCTTCCTGAATTATTTACGGCATGACAAAACAGAAGTGAATGTTCTCTTTGAAATACTCTCCATCTTCTTGTTTCATACTCGAATTGATTTTACATTTCTGAAGGAATTTTATATCATTGAG GTTGCAGAAGGTTATCCACCTAACTTTAAGAAAGCACTTCTCTTGCATTTCTTAAATCTTTTCCAATCAAAGCAACTTGGTCATGATCATCTGGTGGTTATTATGCAAATGCTTATTCTTCCAATGCTTGCTCATTCCTTCCAAAATGATCAGAGTTGGGAAGTTGTTGACCAAACTATAATAAAAACAATTGTTGACAGACTTCTCGATCCTCCAGAAGAG GTTTCTGCTGAATATGACGAGCCCTTGAGAATAGAACTTTTGCAGCTTGCTACTTTGCTTCTTAAGTATCTGCAGAATGACCTTGTACATCATAGGAAAGAACTAATCAAATTTGGTTGGAATCATCTCAAACGCGAAGATAGTGCCAGTAAACAGTGGGCATTTGTAAATGTTTGCCATTTCTTGGAGGCTTATCAAGCCCCAGAAAAAATTATACTCCAG GTTTTTGTAGCACTCCTGAGAACTTGTCAACCAGAGAATAAAATGTTGGTCAAGCAGGCCCTCGATATACTAATGCCAGCACTACCACGAAGATTGCCTCTTGGAGATTCTCGTATGCCAATTTGGATACggtacaccaaaaaaattttGGTTGAGGAAGGCCACTCAATCCCTAATCTGATTCACATTTTTCAGCTTATTGTGCGACATTCAGATCTCTTTTACAGCTGTAGAGCTCAATTTGTACCTCAGATGGTCAATTCTCTTAGTCGCCTTGGATTGCCTTACAACACCTCTGCAGAAAACAGGCGTCTTGCAATTGAACTTGCTGGTTTGGTTGTTGGATGGGAAAGACAAAGacaaaatgaaatgaaagtaGTGGCGGATGGTGATGTTACCAATCAGAACAGTGAGGGGTTTAATCCAGGCCCTGCTAGTGCTGATCCTAAGCGCTCTGTGGATGGGTCTACATTTCCTGAAGATTCAACGAAGCGTGTCAAAGTTGAACCTGGTCTTCAATCCCTCTGTGTAATGTCGCCTGGTGGGCCTTCCACAATCCCTAACATTGAGACCCCTGGGTCTGCTAGCCAACCTGATGAAGAATTCAAGCCAAATGCTGCTATGGAGGAAATGATTATCAATTTCCTTATAAGG GTTGCTTTGGTCATAGAGCCCAAGGACAAGGAAGCAAGTATTATGTACAAACAAGCGTTAGACCTTCTATCACAAGCTTTGGAGGTGTGGCCAACTGCCAATgttaaattcaattatttagAGAAGTTTCTGAGCAGCATTCAGCCTCAGTCCAAGGACCCTTCCACAGCCCTTGCACAGGGCTTGGATGTCATGAATAAGGTCCTTGAGAAGCAGCCACATTTATTCATCAGAAATAACATCAATCAAATTTCCCAG ATTCTTGAACCATGTTTCAAGTATAAACTGTTAGATGCCGGAAAATCATTGTGCTCCCTGTTGAAAATGGTCTTTGTTGCTTTTCCTCTGGAAGCAGCTGCTACTCCACAAGATGTGAATCTAATATATCACAAGGTTGATGAACTAATAAAGAAGCACATCAATACTGTTACTGCTCCTCAGACATCGAGTGAGGAGAGCACTGCTAATTCAATTAGTTTTGTGCTGCTTGTAATTAGAACCTTGACAGAGGTGCAAAAGAACTTTGTTGATCCTCACATCTTCGTCCGTATTCTGCAACGCCTGGCACGAGATATGGGGTCGTCATCAAGTTCTCATCTGAGACAA GGCCAGACAAAAGATCTGGATTCCGCAGTTTCCTCTTCTCGTCAAGGGGTTGATGTTGGAGCCGTCATTTCTAATCTGAACTCCGTTCTGAAACTTATTAGTGAAAGGGTCATGCTTGTTCCAGATTGCAAAAGATCTGTAACTCAAATACTAAACGCCTTGCTTTCTGAGAAAGGCACTGATGCTAGCGTGCTTCTTTGCATACTTGAGGTAATAAAAGGTTGGATTGAAGATGACTTTGGAAAGCCAGGCTCATCTGTCACTTCAAATGCTTTTCTCCCTCCAAAGGAAATAGTTTCCTTTCTTCAGAAGCTTTCACAAGTTGATAAACAAAACTTCTCAATTGCTCTTGAAGAGTGGGACAGAAAATATCTTCAGCTTCTTTATGGATTATGTGCTGATTCAAATAA ATATCCCTTCTCCCTGCGTCAAGAGGTGTTTCAGAAGGTGGAAAGGCAATTCATGCTTGGTTTACGTGCAAGAGATCCTGAATTACGGATGAAATTTTTCTCACTTTATCATGAATCTCTCGGGAAAACATTGTTTGCGAGGCTTCAGTATGTCATTCACCTTCAGGATTGGGAAGCCTTGGGTGATGTCTTCTGGCTCAAACAGGGCCTTGATCTTCTTTTAGCAATCTTAGTCGAGGATAAACCTATTACTCTTCCTCCAAACTCTGCAAGGGTGCCACCACTTTTGGTTTTAGATTCTCCAGACCCTTCTGCAATGCACCAGCAGGTCACTGATATCCCAGAGGGTTCAGAGGATGCTCCTCTAACATTTGATACCCTTGTTCGTAAGCATGCACATTTTTTGAATGAGATGAGCAAACTCAAG GTGGCTGATCTTATTATTCCACTGAGAGAGCTTGCTCATGCGGATGCCAATGTCGCTTATCATTTGTGGGTGTTGGTGTTTCCCATTGCCTGGGTGACCTTAGACAAGGAAGAGCAGGTTGCACTAGCTAAACCAATGATTGCTCTGCTTTCAAAAGATTATCATAAGAAGCAGCAAGGCAGCAGGCCAAATGTTGTGCAAGCCCTTCTGGAAGGGCTTCAGTTGAGCCACCCTCAGCCTCGGATGCCAAGTGAGCTCATTAAATATATTGGGAAAACTTACAATGCATGGCACATAGCATTGGCTTTGCTGGAAAGTCATGTCATGTTGTTCACAAATGATACAAAGTGCTCCGAGTCTCTTGCGGAACTTTATCGTTTGCTCAATGAAGAAGACATGAGGTGTGGATTGTGGAAGAAAAGGTCAATCACTGCAGAAACTAGAGCCGGGCTTTCGCTAGTTCAGCATGGCTACTGGCAGCGTGCTCAAAGCCTCTTTTACCAAGCTATGCTTAAGTCAACTCAAGGCACATATAATAACACAGTGCCGAAGGCCGAGATGTGTCTTTGGGAAGAACAATGGCTGTACTGTGCTGGTCAACTCAGCGAATGGGAACCATTGGTAGAATATGGAAAAAGTATTGAGAATCACGAAGTACTACTTGATACTCTTTGGAAATTGCCTGATTGGGTATACTTGAAGGATCAGGTACTTACAAAGGCTCAGGTGGAAGATACTCCGAAACTTCGGCTTATACAATCATTCATTTTGCTTCATGAAAGAAATGCAAATGGTGTGGGGGACGCTGAGAACAGTGTGGGGAAAGGTGTTGATCTTGCCTTGGATCAGTGGTGGCAGTTGCCAGAGATGTCTATCCATGCTAGGATTCCTCTCTTACAGCAATTCCAACAGCTAGTTGAAGTTCAAGAGTCGTCAAGAATTCTTGTGGACATTGCCAATGGAAACAAACTTTCTGGGAATCCTGTGGTTGGTGTACACGGAAATCTTTATGCTGATctcaaggacattcttgagacttGGAGGCTGAGAACTCCAAATGAATGGGATAACATGTCTGTTTGGTATGATTTGCTACAATGGAGGAATGAAATGTACAATGCAGTCATAGAAGCATTCAAAGATTTTACAACAACGAATCCACAACTTCATCACCTTGGTTATCGTGACAAAGCCTGGAACGTTAATAAGCTTGCTCACATTGGTCGTAAGCAAGGCCTTTACGATGTTTGTGTCTCAATACTTGAAAAGATGTACGGCCATTCAACGATGGAAGTGCAG GAGGCCTTTGTTAAGATTACAGAACAGGCAAAAGCTTATCTGGAAATGAAAGGGGAGCTTACCAGTGGTCTCAATCTAATCAACAGCACAAACTTAGAGTATTTTCCTGTGAAACATAAAGCAGAAATATTTCGTCTGAAGGGGGATTTCTTGTTAAAGCTAAATGATTATGAAGGTGCTAATCTTTCATACTCCAATGCTGTCAGCCTTTTCAGAAATGTGCCTAAAGGATGGATAAGCTGGGGAAATTATTGTGACATG GCTTACAGAGAAAGGAATGATGAGACATGGTTGGAGTATGCTGTCTGTTGCTTTCTTCAAGGCATCAAATTTGGGATATCTAACTCAAGAAATCATCTAGCTCGTGTTTTATATCTTCTAAGCTTTGATACTCCCAATGAACATGTTGGGAGGTCTTTTGATAAATATATTGACCAAATTCCCCACTGGGTCTGGCTTTCTTGGATTCCACAACTCTTACTTTCTTTGCAGAGGACAGAAGCTCCCCATTGCAAACTCGTCCTACTAAAAATCGCCACTGTGTATCCCCAG GCCCTATATTACTGGCTGCGCACATACTTGCTTGAACGGCGTGATGTTGCAAATAAAGCTGAACTTGGTAGTAGAATGGCAATGGCTCAAAGGATACAGCAAAGTGCCTCTGGTGCCAGTGCTGGTTCAATTGGGTTAGCCGATGGGAATGCTAGAGTACAAGGTCATAGTGGCATTGGTTTATCCTCAGACAATCAAGTTCACCAAACTGCCCAATCTGGTGGAATTGGTTCTCATGATGGTGGAAACTCTCATGGGCAAGAATCTGAAAGGTCCACAGTTGTCGAGAGTGGCATGCATCAGGGTAATGAGCAACAGAGTTCTTCAACAGTCAATGATGGTGGTCAGAGTGCATTAAGGCGTAATGGTGCTTTGGGTTCAGTACCCTCTGCTGCCAGCGCTTTTGATGCTGCAAAGGATATAATGGAGGCTCTTAGAAGCAAACATACTAATTTGGCTAGTGAACTTGAG ACTCTGCTGACTGAAATTGGTTCAAGGTTTGTCACTCTGCCAGAGGAGagacttctagctgtggttaaCGCCTTGCTCCACCGCTGTTACAAGTACCCAACTGCCACAACAGCTGAAGTTCCCCAATCGCTTAAGAAGGAACTCTCCGGTGTTTGTAGAGCTTGCTTTTCACAAGATGCTGTGAATAAGCACGTTGATTTTGTGAGAGAGTACAAACAGGATTTCGAGCGTGATCTTGATCCTGGGAGTACTACTACTTTCCCAGCCACCCTCTCTGAATTGACTGAGCGGTTAAAGCATTGGAAAAATGTCCTCCAGAGCAATGTTGAGGACAGATTTCCAGCTGTCTTGAAGCTGGAAGAGGAAAGCAGGGTGTTGCGCGACTTCCATGTTGTTGATGTGGAGGTTCCAGGACAGTACTTTAGTGATCAG GAAATTGCACCCGACCATGCAGTAAAGTTAGACAGGGTTGGAGCTGATATACCAATAGTGCGAAGACATGGAAGTAGTTTCCGGCGTTTGACTCTTATTGGCTCTGATGGTTCTCAACGTCATTTTATTGTTCAGACATCTTTAACCCCTAATGCTAGAAGTGATGAACGAATATTGCAGCTTTTCCGTGTGATGAACCAAATGTTTGATAAGCACAAGGAATCAAGGCGACGCCACATATCCATTCACACCCCAATCATCATTCCTGTTTGGTCCCAG GTCCGAATGGTAGAAGATGATTTGATGTACAGCACCTTTCTTGAGGTGTATGAGAATCACTGCTCAAGGAATGACAAGGAGGCGGATCTTCCCATAACCTATTTCAAGGAGCAATTGAATCCGGCTGTATCCGGCCAAGTCATTAACGGAGCTGTTGTAGACCTTCGCCTCCAAGCTTATAATGACATAACAAAAAATCTTGTATCTGACGGCATTTTTTCCCAATACATGTACAAGACTCTGTTAAACGGGAACCATATGTGGACTTTCAAAAAGCAGTTTGCCATCCAGTTGGCCCTCTCGAGTTTTATGTCTCTCATGCTACAAATTGGAGGGAGGTccccaaataaaattttatttgctAAGAACACAGGAAAAATATTTCAAACCGATTTTCATCCTGCATATGATGTAAATGGAATGGTCGAATTGAATGAGCCAGTGCCTTTTCGTCTTACAAGGAACATGCAAGCTTTCTTCTCCCATTTTGGAGTGGAAGGCCTCATTGTATCGGCAATGTGTGCTGCAGCACAGGCTGTGGTTTCACCCAAA CAAAGTCAACATCTGTGGCATCAGCTGGCTATGTTTTTCCGTGATGAGCTGCTGTCTTGGTCTTGGAGAAGACCCTCCCTCGGGATGCCTATGGCCCCGTTTGCTGGAGGGGGTAATATGAACCCCATTGACTTCAAGCAGAAGGTCATCGCCAATGTCGAGCATGTTATTGGCCGGATCAATGGAATTGCCCCACAGTACTTTTCCGAAGAG GAGGATAATGGCATGGAACCACCGCAGTCAGTGCAGCGCGGAGTGACTGAGTTGGTTGAAGCTGCCTTGACTCCGAGGAACTTGTGCATGATGGATCCAACGTGGCACCCCTGGTTTTAA